Proteins from a genomic interval of Paenibacillus lentus:
- a CDS encoding AbrB/MazE/SpoVT family DNA-binding domain-containing protein has protein sequence MMKSTGIVRKVDELGRVVIPIELRRTLGIGEKDALEIYVDGERIMLKKYEPACIFCGNAENVTYFKGKIVCHECLTEIPTPVTN, from the coding sequence ATGATGAAATCAACAGGTATTGTTAGAAAAGTAGATGAATTAGGTCGTGTAGTTATTCCTATCGAATTGCGCCGCACACTCGGAATCGGAGAGAAAGATGCGCTTGAAATTTATGTAGACGGTGAGCGTATTATGCTTAAAAAATACGAGCCTGCCTGCATCTTCTGTGGCAACGCTGAGAACGTAACTTACTTCAAAGGTAAAATTGTTTGCCATGAATGCCTCACAGAAATTCCAACACCTGTGACAAATTAA
- the rsmI gene encoding 16S rRNA (cytidine(1402)-2'-O)-methyltransferase, translating to MSVKVQKSFVEQSGHQEAYGTLYLVATPIGNLEDMTYRAVRTLREADIIAAEDTRQTRKLLSHFEITPGKLVSYHDHNRLASGPELIRFIIEGKNLALVSDAGLPAISDPGSDLVRLAIEAGIAVVPVPGANAALSALIVSGLSTEKFKFIGFLPREQRERDDLLQLQSEEESTLLLYESPHRLIKTLESMLSAWGNRRIVLARELTKRFEEMARGTIQDCLDWLQQHPPMGEYCIVVEGADPEQLKEKRNAWWQTMSIVEHVKHYEEKGVPRKEAMKKAANDRGVSKRDIYQSLI from the coding sequence ATGAGTGTAAAGGTTCAAAAGAGTTTTGTGGAGCAATCAGGTCATCAAGAGGCCTATGGCACGCTCTATCTCGTCGCCACACCTATCGGTAATTTGGAGGACATGACTTATCGTGCAGTTCGTACATTGCGTGAGGCGGACATTATCGCTGCAGAGGATACCAGACAGACGAGAAAGCTGCTGTCCCACTTTGAAATTACACCGGGTAAGCTGGTGAGTTACCATGATCATAATCGACTAGCAAGCGGCCCAGAGCTTATACGCTTTATAATAGAAGGAAAAAACCTGGCACTCGTTAGCGATGCAGGTCTGCCAGCCATTTCTGATCCTGGAAGCGACCTTGTGAGGCTAGCGATCGAGGCCGGAATAGCCGTTGTACCCGTTCCCGGAGCTAATGCTGCCTTATCGGCTCTAATCGTCTCTGGTCTTTCTACGGAAAAATTTAAATTTATCGGGTTTCTTCCCCGGGAGCAGCGGGAGAGGGATGATCTTCTGCAATTGCAAAGTGAGGAGGAGAGTACGCTATTGCTGTATGAATCTCCACATCGTCTAATCAAGACCTTAGAGTCGATGCTTAGCGCCTGGGGGAACCGAAGGATTGTCTTGGCCCGTGAGCTTACTAAACGATTTGAAGAAATGGCTCGGGGGACGATTCAAGATTGCTTGGACTGGCTTCAGCAGCATCCGCCGATGGGAGAATACTGTATTGTAGTGGAAGGAGCCGATCCCGAGCAGCTTAAAGAAAAACGGAATGCTTGGTGGCAGACTATGTCCATTGTTGAGCATGTGAAACATTATGAAGAGAAGGGGGTGCCGCGAAAGGAGGCAATGAAGAAGGCAGCGAATGACCGGGGGGTTTCCAAGAGGGATATATATCAGTCCTTGATATAA